One Sphingomonas sp. genomic region harbors:
- a CDS encoding PAS domain-containing protein: protein MSAPAGIDAGATPLDRLIAARAWSESPLGPPETWPRSLRDALLLMLPSHAQIAIFWGPDYVALYNPAYAQTIGNKHPAALGNAAQPYWAETWDELGPMLAYVRTTGKTLSARDRRFYTERYGFGEIVYFDISLSPVLDADGSVGGVMSVVSETTERVKGDRRLRESEAALRASEGLAREQADELAVMYDNSPVGLAVLDTDLRYLRINRQLAEWNGLSVAEHIGRHVSEIVPDLSDQLVAALVRVLAGEPLLGVEVSGPTRGRPDGHSTWRQNWVPIYDWDGKVHQIAISCEDVTEERRAQAALETLNRVGAALSAEHDLERLVQMLTDAGVALTGASVGAFFHNVMDESGERLHLFTLSGEDRARFESLGRPRATAVFRPIFHNVVMRSDDVTREADYGQNAPHHGMPPGHPVVTSYLAVPVVSRDRSVLGGLLFGHPLPGRFTARHEELARSLAAQAAVAIDNAGLLADVRAANETLERRVEERTAALHETEAALRQSQKMEAMGQLTGGVAHDFNNLLTPIIGSLDLILRKRGDDPVLHRLLDGAMRSAERASTLVQRLLAFARRQPLQPAPVDMAALVDGMVPLLASTLGPKIALSVTKPEALPPAHADANQLEMALLNLAVNARDAMPEGGALEVRLSLGEAREAPTPLVEGRYVRLAVRDTGSGMDAATLARAIEPFFSTKGVGRGTGLGLSMVHGLANQLGGTMGLSSRLDEGTEVELWLPVSAEALAAVEAPQRHEPHDGAGTVLLVDDEDIVRGTAAEMLRALGYQVQLADSAEAALALLDKGLVPDLLVTDHLMPGITGTELARIVQARFGTLPTLIVSGYAGVEGLGRDFAHLPKPFRQADLARALTLLGVR from the coding sequence ATGAGCGCGCCGGCGGGCATCGACGCCGGCGCCACGCCGCTCGATCGGCTGATCGCTGCGCGTGCCTGGTCGGAATCGCCGCTCGGCCCGCCCGAGACCTGGCCGCGCAGCCTGCGCGACGCGCTGCTGCTGATGCTGCCGTCGCACGCCCAGATCGCGATCTTCTGGGGGCCGGACTATGTCGCGCTCTATAATCCTGCATACGCCCAGACGATCGGCAACAAGCATCCGGCGGCGCTCGGCAACGCGGCCCAGCCTTATTGGGCGGAAACCTGGGACGAACTGGGGCCGATGCTCGCCTATGTGCGGACGACCGGCAAGACGCTCTCGGCGCGCGACCGCCGCTTCTACACCGAACGCTATGGATTCGGCGAAATCGTCTATTTCGACATTTCGCTCTCCCCCGTGCTCGACGCTGACGGCTCGGTCGGCGGCGTGATGTCGGTCGTTTCGGAGACGACCGAGCGGGTAAAGGGCGATCGCCGGCTGCGCGAGAGCGAAGCGGCGCTGCGCGCCAGCGAGGGGCTCGCCCGCGAGCAGGCGGACGAACTCGCGGTGATGTACGACAACTCGCCGGTGGGGCTGGCGGTGCTCGATACCGATCTGCGCTATCTGCGGATCAATCGCCAGCTCGCCGAGTGGAACGGCCTGTCCGTCGCCGAGCATATCGGCCGCCATGTCAGCGAGATCGTCCCAGACCTGAGCGACCAGCTGGTGGCGGCGCTGGTTCGGGTGCTGGCCGGCGAGCCGCTACTCGGCGTGGAAGTGAGCGGCCCGACGCGGGGGCGGCCCGACGGCCATTCTACCTGGCGGCAGAACTGGGTGCCGATCTACGACTGGGACGGCAAGGTCCACCAGATCGCGATCTCGTGCGAGGATGTCACCGAGGAACGCCGCGCCCAGGCCGCGCTGGAGACGCTCAACCGCGTCGGCGCGGCGCTTTCGGCCGAGCATGATCTCGAACGGCTGGTGCAGATGCTCACCGATGCCGGGGTGGCGCTGACCGGTGCCAGCGTCGGCGCCTTCTTCCACAATGTGATGGACGAAAGCGGCGAACGGCTCCACCTGTTCACGCTCTCGGGCGAGGATCGCGCGCGCTTCGAATCGCTCGGCCGCCCGCGCGCGACCGCGGTGTTCCGGCCGATCTTCCACAATGTGGTGATGCGCTCGGACGACGTCACCCGCGAAGCCGATTATGGCCAGAACGCCCCGCATCACGGAATGCCGCCGGGGCATCCGGTCGTCACCAGCTATCTTGCGGTCCCCGTGGTGTCGCGCGATCGCTCGGTGCTGGGCGGGCTGCTGTTCGGCCATCCCTTGCCGGGCCGCTTCACTGCCCGGCACGAGGAACTGGCGCGCAGCCTCGCTGCGCAGGCTGCGGTCGCGATCGACAATGCCGGGCTGCTCGCCGACGTCCGCGCCGCCAACGAGACGCTCGAACGCCGCGTCGAGGAACGCACCGCGGCACTCCACGAGACCGAGGCGGCGCTGCGCCAGAGCCAGAAGATGGAGGCGATGGGCCAGCTGACCGGCGGCGTCGCACACGACTTCAACAACCTGCTCACGCCCATCATCGGGAGCCTAGACCTGATCTTGCGCAAGCGCGGCGACGATCCGGTGCTGCACCGGCTGCTCGACGGCGCGATGCGCTCGGCCGAGCGGGCGAGCACGCTCGTCCAGCGGCTGCTCGCCTTCGCCCGCCGCCAGCCGCTCCAGCCCGCGCCGGTCGACATGGCGGCGTTGGTCGACGGCATGGTACCGCTGCTCGCCAGCACGCTCGGCCCCAAGATCGCGCTGTCGGTGACGAAGCCCGAAGCGCTTCCGCCCGCCCATGCCGATGCCAACCAGCTGGAGATGGCGCTGCTCAACCTCGCGGTGAACGCCCGCGACGCGATGCCCGAGGGCGGTGCGCTGGAAGTGCGGCTGAGCCTGGGCGAAGCGCGCGAAGCGCCGACGCCGCTCGTCGAGGGACGCTATGTGCGCCTCGCGGTGCGCGACACGGGATCGGGGATGGACGCCGCCACGCTCGCCCGCGCGATCGAGCCGTTTTTCTCGACCAAGGGCGTCGGCCGCGGCACCGGGCTCGGCCTGTCGATGGTGCACGGGCTGGCGAACCAGCTGGGCGGCACGATGGGGCTGTCGAGCCGCCTCGACGAAGGCACCGAGGTCGAGCTGTGGCTGCCGGTCAGTGCCGAGGCGCTAGCCGCGGTCGAGGCGCCGCAGCGGCACGAGCCGCACGACGGCGCAGGTACGGTGCTGCTGGTGGATGACGAGGATATCGTGCGCGGCACCGCGGCCGAGATGCTGCGCGCGCTCGGCTACCAGGTACAGCTCGCCGACTCCGCCGAGGCCGCATTGGCGCTGCTCGACAAGGGCCTGGTGCCCGATCTGCTCGTCACCGATCATCTGATGCCGGGAATAACCGGCACCGAACTCGCCCGCATCGTGCAGGCGCGGTTCGGTACGCTGCCGACGCTGATCGTCTCCGGCTATGCCGGGGTCGAAGGGCTGGGGCGCGACTTTGCGCATCTCCCCAAGCCCTTCCGTCAGGCCGACCTCGCCCGCGCGCTCACCCTGCTCGGCGTACGCTGA